In Pirellulales bacterium, a single genomic region encodes these proteins:
- a CDS encoding PIG-L family deacetylase: MGNKNSRLERNGAAAAARIAIVAALTMTSFAYTARAADDGKLNIICFGAHPDDCELQASGVAAMWVAQGHRVKFVSVTNGDIGHWRDAGGPLARRRRSEVEAVAKALGTTSQVLDIHDGELLPTLDNRRTLARLIREWNADIVMSHRPNDYHPDHRYTGTLVQDAAFMVAVPFFASDTPPLKKNPVFLFYPDNFQKPNPFQADIAVAIDGVSEKKLDALMLLESQFYEGGALGSADNIPSDPAKATERRKLVRMALGGRDRANAGRFRTVLADWYGPERGEKVQYAEAFEICEYGRKPSKEELRKLFPFFGD; the protein is encoded by the coding sequence ATGGGGAACAAGAATTCTCGCTTGGAACGAAACGGTGCCGCGGCGGCCGCACGCATCGCGATCGTTGCTGCGTTGACCATGACGTCATTTGCGTACACGGCTCGGGCAGCCGACGACGGCAAGTTGAACATCATCTGCTTTGGTGCGCATCCCGATGACTGCGAGCTACAGGCCAGTGGCGTCGCCGCGATGTGGGTCGCCCAGGGGCACCGTGTCAAATTCGTGTCGGTCACCAATGGCGACATTGGGCATTGGCGCGACGCGGGTGGTCCGCTCGCACGGCGTCGCAGGTCCGAGGTCGAAGCCGTGGCCAAGGCGCTCGGCACGACCAGCCAGGTCCTCGACATTCACGACGGCGAGCTGCTGCCGACCTTGGACAATCGTCGTACGCTCGCGAGGCTGATTCGCGAGTGGAACGCCGACATCGTGATGAGCCACCGGCCAAATGATTATCATCCCGACCATCGATATACCGGCACGCTCGTGCAGGATGCGGCCTTTATGGTCGCGGTGCCTTTTTTCGCCTCTGATACGCCGCCGCTGAAGAAGAACCCGGTGTTCCTGTTCTACCCGGACAATTTTCAGAAACCGAACCCGTTCCAAGCGGATATCGCGGTGGCGATCGACGGCGTCAGCGAGAAGAAACTCGATGCCTTGATGCTACTCGAATCGCAATTCTACGAAGGGGGCGCGCTAGGCTCGGCCGACAACATCCCCAGCGACCCGGCCAAAGCCACGGAACGTCGCAAGCTGGTACGTATGGCACTCGGTGGGCGGGATCGTGCGAACGCCGGGAGGTTTCGCACCGTGCTGGCGGACTGGTACGGACCGGAACGCGGTGAGAAGGTTCAATACGCTGAAGCGTTCGAGATTTGCGAGTATGGCCGCAAGCCGAGCAAGGAAGAGCTGCGGAAGCTCTTTCCGTTCTTTGGGGACTGA
- a CDS encoding carbon storage regulator, with amino-acid sequence MLVLSRKPGEKVLIADEITISVLSVQGNRVRLGIEAPGEYRVLRAELAQWGKTPAVAQLQTPVDGACVGCGS; translated from the coding sequence ATGTTAGTTTTGAGCAGGAAGCCAGGGGAAAAAGTTCTCATCGCCGATGAAATTACCATCTCGGTTTTGAGCGTCCAAGGGAATCGCGTACGGCTGGGAATCGAAGCGCCGGGCGAATATCGCGTGCTGCGCGCCGAGTTGGCCCAGTGGGGTAAGACGCCCGCCGTGGCTCAGCTGCAGACGCCCGTCGATGGGGCCTGTGTGGGATGCGGCAGCTAG
- a CDS encoding Calx-beta domain-containing protein → MSVFRYLGRRPKSSRRAPKPTRLTFESLESRALVTADLLTSVPLAIASTDSSATATPQATAQAADTNASQAASVSYTLKLTDNNDQEITGPIAVGQTFWIDVFVDDPRTGLSDAGVVSASLNVNYDKSVMTPTGTIDPGTDYPVPNSASHGNTTASPGTIQNLTGSQNIPISGNPTPLGSGPILLDRIQMTANAVTGANGSTIQTAPTPSDTQGNNSVFVNDLDGNPTTTDGGYIPGTSITPGTVNATIVSPVTAHLTGGTATAGSAATSLTITASLSGAVNEPVTIHYQTQLDGTDTAVAGKDFTSTTSSVQLAANQTTATFNINIPADTTSPGDKTFHVAITGIDVSNSSLVTFDPVASEALGTVHVVAPAPTVTIAGSTVQAQPSASTMSFNVHLTNATDKDTIIDYSTQVNGTDTAVPGTDFTAVTGQTLTIAAGQTDGTITITTLGNTAQTATDKTFHVQISLDAANQSNATLGTGNTTLSALGTITNEPAVVIGSSSVTPNTSAATTMSFLVTLVNEQKSGDLINAGQDITIHYTVSSTGTDNAVGGASTNTPGVDYQTTGTTQTLVIPQNSNNGTIKVPIAAEIAGTGTKTFHVTIQDVSAGAFVGTQSSATGTINLGSIPKPVVSIQSASLAEPSTTQNMTFTVTLSAPSSVPVTVNYSITPGTALANTDYTPPTNGTVTFAANQTTATITVPILPDANVAPSAQFKVSLTAGDTNSTVSPTAGVGVGTINTNGSFSGSTFIDTNNDAIKESGEQILSGVTITMTGTTSTGQAEQLTTTSAADGSFSFSSVPPGTYTVTQTSPSGYLGGSAHAGTGANVVNGSQLTFTITSGDTLSNNSFSERGLQPQLITRRLFLASNIH, encoded by the coding sequence ATGAGTGTGTTCCGCTATTTAGGCCGTCGCCCGAAGTCGTCCCGCCGTGCCCCCAAGCCGACCCGGCTGACATTCGAGTCGCTCGAATCGCGGGCCCTGGTCACCGCCGACCTGTTGACGAGCGTGCCCCTGGCGATCGCCTCGACGGACAGTAGCGCCACGGCCACACCGCAAGCCACGGCGCAGGCGGCCGATACCAATGCCAGCCAGGCGGCCAGCGTCAGCTACACACTCAAGCTCACTGACAATAACGATCAAGAGATCACCGGACCGATTGCAGTCGGTCAGACCTTCTGGATCGACGTCTTCGTCGACGATCCCCGCACGGGACTTAGCGATGCCGGTGTCGTTTCTGCATCGCTCAACGTGAATTACGATAAGAGCGTCATGACCCCGACCGGTACCATCGATCCCGGTACGGACTATCCCGTCCCCAATTCTGCGAGCCACGGCAACACCACCGCCAGCCCAGGCACGATTCAGAATCTCACTGGTTCACAGAATATACCTATCAGTGGCAATCCCACGCCGTTGGGTAGCGGTCCGATCCTACTCGATCGGATTCAAATGACCGCCAACGCCGTGACGGGTGCAAACGGTTCGACAATTCAGACGGCGCCCACGCCATCAGATACACAAGGCAATAACTCAGTCTTTGTAAACGACTTGGACGGCAATCCGACCACAACGGATGGCGGGTATATCCCGGGAACGTCAATAACGCCTGGCACCGTCAACGCCACAATTGTATCCCCCGTCACGGCCCATTTAACCGGCGGTACGGCAACTGCCGGTAGCGCCGCGACCAGCCTGACCATTACTGCCTCGTTGAGCGGCGCCGTAAACGAGCCCGTGACAATCCACTACCAAACGCAACTCGACGGAACTGATACAGCGGTTGCGGGGAAAGATTTCACGAGCACCACGAGCAGCGTGCAACTCGCCGCGAACCAAACGACCGCCACGTTCAACATCAATATCCCGGCCGACACCACGTCGCCGGGGGATAAGACGTTCCACGTCGCGATCACCGGCATCGACGTCTCGAACTCAAGCCTGGTCACGTTCGATCCGGTGGCCAGCGAAGCGCTGGGCACCGTCCATGTCGTCGCTCCGGCGCCCACGGTTACGATCGCAGGTTCCACCGTGCAAGCGCAACCGAGCGCTTCGACCATGTCGTTCAACGTGCATCTCACGAACGCCACTGACAAAGATACAATCATCGATTACAGCACACAGGTGAACGGCACAGATACGGCCGTGCCAGGTACGGACTTTACCGCGGTCACCGGGCAGACGCTGACAATCGCCGCCGGACAAACCGACGGCACCATCACGATCACGACGCTTGGTAACACGGCGCAAACCGCGACCGATAAAACGTTCCATGTGCAGATTTCACTCGATGCGGCCAATCAATCGAACGCTACGCTTGGCACGGGGAACACGACCCTTTCCGCGCTTGGGACAATCACCAACGAGCCGGCGGTCGTGATTGGGAGTTCGAGTGTCACGCCGAACACTTCGGCCGCGACAACCATGAGCTTCCTCGTGACGTTGGTAAATGAACAGAAATCGGGTGATTTGATCAATGCCGGTCAGGACATCACGATTCATTACACCGTTTCCAGCACCGGCACGGATAACGCCGTAGGCGGGGCCAGCACCAATACGCCAGGCGTGGACTATCAGACCACAGGCACGACGCAGACGCTGGTAATTCCGCAGAACAGCAACAACGGCACGATCAAGGTGCCGATCGCGGCCGAGATCGCTGGCACCGGGACCAAGACGTTCCACGTCACGATTCAGGACGTCTCGGCGGGCGCATTCGTCGGCACACAATCGAGCGCGACCGGCACTATCAACCTCGGCAGCATCCCCAAGCCCGTGGTTTCAATTCAATCGGCATCCCTCGCCGAGCCGAGCACGACGCAGAATATGACGTTCACCGTCACGCTCTCGGCCCCCAGCAGTGTGCCGGTGACTGTGAACTATTCCATAACGCCCGGCACGGCACTGGCAAACACCGATTACACGCCGCCCACGAACGGTACCGTTACCTTCGCGGCTAATCAGACGACAGCAACCATCACGGTGCCAATCCTGCCGGATGCGAACGTGGCCCCCAGCGCCCAGTTCAAGGTTTCGCTAACCGCGGGCGACACGAATTCGACAGTCAGTCCGACGGCAGGCGTCGGCGTCGGCACGATTAACACCAACGGGTCTTTTTCCGGTAGCACCTTCATCGATACGAACAATGACGCCATCAAGGAATCGGGCGAACAGATTCTGTCGGGGGTGACGATCACCATGACCGGTACCACGTCGACGGGTCAGGCCGAGCAGTTGACGACGACATCCGCCGCGGATGGGTCGTTCAGCTTCTCGTCCGTTCCGCCCGGAACCTATACCGTCACACAGACGTCGCCGAGTGGATACCTGGGAGGTTCGGCGCATGCCGGCACCGGAGCAAACGTCGTGAACGGCAGTCAACTGACGTTCACCATCACCTCGGGCGATACGCTGTCGAACAACAGCTTCTCAGAGCGTGGCCTGCAGCCACAATTGATCACCAGAAGGCTGTTCCTGGCGTCCAACATCCACTAG